A DNA window from Planctomycetota bacterium contains the following coding sequences:
- a CDS encoding DUF4198 domain-containing protein: MRLSRLAIVGVVLVLSGIALAHDFWIRPGAFRVGVGERVDVRLFVGMEMKGDPRPFAAARVKSFTVIGLSSGPPSGGPPAPIAAPEGEDPAGSFVPKSPGLHVIAYEGHDAFITLEAPKFHEYLREEGLEHVIDERTKAGEAEAPAREAYSRHAKSLVVVGDVTHGPWDARRLPAFEIMPLANPAALRPGQSLGVRVLRDDAPLAHAKVVLRREADPTNPVSSRTDAKGVATLPIVHPGVYMLTCVSMQRSTPRAAGGADQPAAPGVDWVSRWASLTFEVAPAPEAATPAPAPAPTPSPGPAPGAK, encoded by the coding sequence ATGCGACTTTCCCGCCTCGCGATCGTCGGCGTTGTCCTCGTGCTCTCGGGGATCGCGCTCGCCCACGACTTCTGGATCCGCCCCGGCGCGTTCCGCGTGGGTGTCGGTGAGCGAGTCGACGTGCGCCTCTTTGTCGGCATGGAGATGAAGGGCGATCCCCGGCCCTTCGCCGCCGCACGCGTCAAGTCGTTCACCGTCATCGGCCTGTCGTCTGGCCCGCCGTCTGGCGGCCCGCCCGCGCCGATCGCCGCCCCCGAGGGCGAAGACCCCGCGGGCTCGTTCGTACCAAAGTCGCCCGGCCTGCACGTCATCGCGTACGAGGGGCACGACGCGTTCATCACGCTCGAAGCGCCCAAGTTCCACGAGTACCTCCGCGAGGAAGGGCTCGAGCACGTGATCGACGAGCGCACCAAGGCCGGGGAAGCCGAAGCGCCCGCCCGCGAGGCGTACTCGCGCCACGCCAAGAGCCTGGTCGTCGTCGGGGACGTCACGCACGGCCCGTGGGACGCCCGCCGCCTGCCCGCGTTCGAGATCATGCCGCTGGCCAATCCCGCCGCCCTGCGCCCGGGACAGTCCCTCGGCGTCCGCGTGCTGCGCGACGACGCGCCGCTGGCGCACGCGAAGGTCGTGCTGCGTCGCGAGGCCGATCCGACCAACCCCGTCTCTTCCCGCACCGATGCGAAGGGCGTTGCGACGCTGCCGATCGTTCACCCCGGCGTGTACATGCTGACCTGCGTCTCGATGCAGCGGAGCACCCCGCGTGCAGCGGGCGGCGCCGATCAGCCCGCCGCGCCCGGCGTCGACTGGGTCAGCCGGTGGGCGTCGCTCACGTTCGAGGTGGCGCCCGCGCCCGAAGCAGCCACGCCTGCACCCGCACCCGCGCCGACACCGTCACCAGGGCCCGCGCCCGGCGCGAAGTAG
- a CDS encoding PfkB family carbohydrate kinase: protein MSLIVTGTIGIDTVYTPNGHAERVLGGSGTYFCAAASFYSPVRLVAAVGDDFPPDFMGALGHFRGVDLAGLEVRRGSRTFAWGGKYHPDMNGRDTLFTELGVLAEHPPAVPGAFRDSRFVFLANTHPTVQAGMLEQLPSRVLTVADTMDLWIHTAKADLLSLLARVDGLVLNFDEAELLTGKKNTVTAGRQILALGPRFVVIKKGEHGALLVHRDGVAALPAFPTEHVVDPTGCGDTFAGGLMGSLAAAGQTNASFDVIRRALVHGTVIASFTIEAFSLDRLRNLTRAEIDARAEQYAAMVRV from the coding sequence ATGTCACTCATCGTCACCGGCACCATCGGCATCGACACCGTGTACACCCCCAACGGGCACGCCGAACGCGTGCTCGGGGGCTCGGGCACGTACTTCTGCGCCGCGGCGAGCTTCTACTCGCCCGTCCGCCTCGTCGCCGCCGTCGGCGACGACTTCCCGCCCGACTTCATGGGCGCGCTCGGGCACTTCCGGGGCGTCGACCTCGCCGGGCTCGAGGTCCGCCGGGGCAGCAGGACGTTCGCGTGGGGGGGCAAGTACCACCCCGACATGAACGGGCGCGACACGCTCTTCACCGAGCTGGGCGTGCTCGCCGAGCACCCGCCCGCGGTGCCGGGCGCCTTCCGCGATTCGCGCTTCGTGTTCCTCGCGAACACGCACCCGACCGTGCAGGCCGGCATGCTCGAGCAGCTCCCCAGCCGCGTGCTCACCGTCGCCGACACCATGGACCTGTGGATCCACACCGCCAAGGCCGACCTGCTCTCGCTGCTCGCCCGCGTGGACGGCCTGGTGCTGAACTTCGACGAGGCCGAGCTGCTCACCGGCAAGAAAAACACCGTGACGGCCGGGCGCCAGATCCTCGCCCTGGGCCCGCGCTTCGTCGTCATCAAGAAGGGCGAGCACGGCGCGCTCCTCGTGCACCGCGACGGCGTCGCCGCCCTCCCCGCCTTCCCCACCGAGCACGTCGTCGACCCCACCGGCTGCGGCGACACCTTCGCCGGCGGGCTCATGGGCTCCCTCGCCGCCGCCGGACAAACCAACGCGTCCTTCGATGTCATCCGGCGCGCGCTCGTGCACGGCACGGTCATCGCGAGCTTCACCATCGAGGCCTTCAGCCTCGACCGCCTCCGCAACCTCACCCGCGCCGAGATCGACGCCCGCGCCGAGCAGTACGCCGCCATGGTCCGCGTGTAG
- the glyA gene encoding serine hydroxymethyltransferase produces MATDPITDAVLALLETRDPEVGALIAREANRQATTIELIASENHVSGPVMHAMGTCLTNKYAEGYPGARYYGGCEFHDRIESLARERACAMFGAKFANVQPHSGAQANQAVMQALMEPGDTFASLVLKDGGHLSHGMKINFSGRFFRPVHYPLHYAKDYPEFERIDYDAVRKVCLEAKPKMLLCGYSAYPRVIDFAKFRAIADECGALLMADVAHIAGLIVGGQHPSPFPHAHVVTTTTHKTLRGPRGGLIVCNDEEIAKKIDKAVFPGAQGGPLMHVIAAKAVAFGECLRPEFRTYAGRVVSNARALAGALREKGFRCTTGGTDNHLMLVDLRARDERLTGADAEAWLERAGIICNKNGIPDDPRPPRVTSGVRLGTPAVTTRGLGEAEMVQIAGWIDRVLAAGVQGETLEREAAHVRTEVAGLCARFALPA; encoded by the coding sequence ATGGCTACCGACCCGATCACCGATGCCGTGCTGGCGCTGCTCGAAACCCGCGACCCGGAGGTGGGCGCGCTGATCGCGCGCGAGGCGAACCGTCAGGCGACGACGATCGAGCTCATCGCGAGCGAGAACCACGTCTCGGGGCCGGTGATGCACGCGATGGGGACGTGCCTGACGAACAAGTACGCCGAGGGGTACCCGGGGGCGCGGTACTACGGCGGGTGCGAGTTCCACGACCGGATCGAGAGCCTGGCGCGCGAGCGCGCGTGCGCGATGTTCGGGGCGAAGTTCGCGAACGTGCAGCCGCACAGCGGGGCGCAGGCGAACCAGGCGGTGATGCAGGCGCTGATGGAGCCGGGCGACACGTTCGCGAGCCTGGTGCTGAAGGACGGCGGGCATCTCTCGCACGGGATGAAGATCAACTTCAGCGGGCGGTTCTTCAGGCCCGTCCACTACCCGCTGCACTACGCGAAGGACTACCCGGAGTTTGAGCGCATCGACTACGACGCGGTGCGGAAGGTGTGCCTGGAGGCGAAGCCGAAGATGCTGCTGTGCGGCTATTCGGCGTACCCGCGGGTGATTGATTTTGCGAAGTTCCGGGCGATCGCGGACGAGTGCGGGGCGCTGCTGATGGCGGACGTGGCGCACATCGCGGGGCTGATCGTGGGCGGGCAGCACCCGAGCCCGTTCCCGCACGCGCACGTGGTGACGACGACGACGCACAAGACGCTGCGCGGGCCGCGGGGCGGGCTGATCGTGTGCAACGACGAGGAGATCGCGAAGAAGATCGACAAGGCGGTGTTCCCGGGCGCGCAGGGCGGGCCGCTGATGCACGTGATCGCGGCGAAGGCGGTGGCGTTCGGGGAGTGCCTGAGGCCGGAGTTCCGGACGTACGCGGGGCGGGTGGTTTCGAACGCGCGGGCGCTGGCGGGTGCGCTGCGCGAGAAGGGGTTCCGCTGCACGACGGGCGGGACGGACAACCACCTGATGCTGGTGGACCTGCGGGCGCGGGACGAGCGGCTGACGGGGGCGGACGCGGAGGCGTGGCTGGAGCGGGCGGGGATCATCTGCAACAAGAACGGGATCCCGGATGATCCCAGGCCGCCGCGGGTGACGAGCGGGGTGCGCCTGGGCACGCCGGCGGTGACGACGCGCGGGCTGGGCGAGGCGGAGATGGTGCAGATCGCGGGGTGGATCGACCGCGTGCTGGCGGCGGGCGTGCAGGGCGAGACCTTGGAGCGCGAGGCGGCGCACGTGCGGACCGAGGTCGCGGGCCTGTGCGCGCGGTTCGCGCTGCCGGCGTAG
- a CDS encoding aconitate hydratase: protein MTTAANPFGARTTLNVAGKTYTYYDLHALARQKIGHVEKLPYSIKVMLEAMLRHVDGFIVTDDDVVGLANWNAKSPAKDEIPFMPGRVVLQDFTGVPCVVDLAAMRDAMRALGGDPRLINPLVKCDLVIDHSVQVDAYASTTALTINAEREFERNTERYVFLKWGQQSLNNFTCVPPATGIVHQVNLEYLATGVLVRHDARGASADAPVAYPDSCVGTDSHTTMINGLGVVGWGVGGIEAEAVMLGQPIYMLTPEVVGFRLKGRLPEGATATDLVLTVTELLRTKGVVDKFVEFFGEGLASMSVPDRATIANMAPEYGATMGFFPVDRATLDYMRFTGRDEQTVALVEAYCKAQGLFWTPESPEPEFTDVLELDLSTVQPSLAGPRRPQDRVQLTQMKSTWLKELTDVFGKPTSAELTNQDRWSDEGGESGRVKQAGMTMPAADMPSPTEPVAASTAGAPAGGLTGSGGVVVKAGAGTPVHLNGRTFRLFHGDVVIAAITSCTNTSNPDVMIAAGLVARKAREHGLSRRPWVKTSLAPGSKVVTEYYNAAGLTADLEALGFHTVGYGCTTCIGNSGPLPESIDAAIKADDLVVASVLSGNRNFEGRVHPSVRANYLASPPLVVAYAIAGTVNIDLVNEPLGLGKGGEPVYLRDIWPTHAEVQAVKAKAVTPAQFREQYANVFTGNPTWNAVPVSTSELYPWNSASTYIQHPPYFEGMSERPTAPGSVRGARVLAFLGDSVTTDHISPAGDIAEQSPAGEYLKSLGVPKRDFNSYGSRRGNDRVMTRGTFANVRVKNKLAADPATGKIREGGWTKDMSAAGAGKIDFIYNAAMRYKAENTPLIVLAGKDYGMGSSRDWAAKGTLLLGCRAVIAESFERIHRSNLVGMGVLPLCFMPGQNAAGLGLTGEETFDIDVPVSAEGLIEPRCEVRVTATKPGGVRTPFTVRCRIDTPVEAEYYKNGGVLHTVLRRLLHESRHAAGV, encoded by the coding sequence ATGACGACCGCCGCCAACCCGTTCGGAGCCCGCACGACGCTGAACGTCGCGGGGAAGACGTACACGTACTACGACCTGCACGCCCTGGCGCGCCAGAAGATCGGGCACGTGGAGAAGCTGCCCTACTCGATCAAGGTGATGCTCGAGGCGATGCTGCGCCACGTGGACGGGTTCATCGTGACGGACGACGACGTGGTGGGGCTGGCGAACTGGAACGCGAAGAGCCCGGCGAAGGACGAGATCCCGTTCATGCCCGGGCGCGTGGTGCTGCAGGACTTCACCGGCGTGCCGTGCGTGGTGGACCTGGCCGCGATGCGCGACGCGATGCGGGCGCTGGGGGGCGATCCGAGGCTGATCAACCCGCTGGTCAAGTGCGACCTGGTGATCGACCACAGCGTGCAGGTGGACGCGTACGCGTCGACGACGGCCCTGACGATCAACGCGGAGCGGGAGTTCGAGCGGAACACGGAGCGGTACGTGTTCCTGAAGTGGGGGCAGCAGAGCCTGAACAACTTCACCTGCGTGCCCCCGGCGACGGGGATCGTGCACCAGGTGAACCTGGAGTATCTCGCGACGGGCGTGCTGGTGCGGCACGACGCGCGCGGGGCGAGCGCCGACGCGCCGGTGGCGTACCCCGACTCGTGCGTGGGGACCGACAGCCACACCACGATGATCAACGGGCTGGGCGTGGTCGGCTGGGGCGTGGGCGGGATCGAGGCCGAGGCGGTGATGCTGGGCCAGCCGATCTACATGCTGACGCCCGAGGTGGTGGGGTTCCGGCTGAAGGGGCGCCTGCCCGAGGGCGCGACGGCTACGGACCTGGTGCTGACGGTGACGGAGCTGCTGCGGACGAAGGGCGTGGTGGACAAGTTCGTGGAGTTCTTCGGCGAGGGGCTCGCGAGCATGAGCGTGCCCGACCGCGCGACGATCGCGAACATGGCGCCCGAGTACGGGGCGACGATGGGGTTCTTCCCGGTTGACCGGGCGACGCTCGACTACATGCGCTTCACGGGGCGCGACGAGCAGACCGTGGCGCTCGTCGAGGCGTACTGCAAGGCGCAGGGCCTCTTCTGGACGCCCGAGTCGCCCGAGCCGGAGTTCACGGACGTGCTCGAGCTCGACCTCTCGACGGTGCAGCCGAGCCTGGCCGGGCCCCGCCGGCCCCAGGACCGCGTGCAGCTCACCCAGATGAAGAGCACGTGGCTGAAGGAGTTGACGGACGTCTTCGGCAAGCCCACGTCGGCGGAGCTGACGAACCAGGACCGCTGGTCGGACGAGGGGGGCGAGTCGGGGCGGGTGAAGCAGGCCGGGATGACGATGCCCGCGGCGGACATGCCCTCGCCCACCGAGCCCGTGGCGGCGTCGACGGCCGGCGCGCCCGCGGGCGGGCTCACGGGGTCGGGCGGGGTGGTCGTGAAGGCCGGCGCGGGCACGCCGGTGCACCTGAACGGGCGCACGTTCCGGCTGTTCCACGGCGATGTCGTGATCGCGGCGATCACCAGTTGCACGAACACGAGCAACCCGGACGTGATGATCGCGGCGGGGCTGGTGGCGCGCAAGGCGCGCGAGCACGGGCTGTCGCGCCGCCCGTGGGTCAAGACCAGCCTCGCGCCGGGCAGCAAGGTGGTGACGGAGTATTACAACGCGGCCGGGCTGACGGCGGACCTGGAGGCGCTGGGCTTCCACACGGTGGGCTACGGGTGCACGACGTGCATCGGGAACTCCGGCCCGCTGCCCGAGTCGATCGACGCGGCGATCAAGGCCGACGACCTGGTGGTGGCGTCGGTGCTGAGCGGGAACCGCAACTTCGAGGGGCGGGTGCACCCGAGCGTGCGCGCGAACTACCTGGCGAGCCCGCCCCTGGTGGTGGCGTACGCGATCGCGGGGACGGTGAACATCGATCTCGTGAACGAGCCGCTGGGCCTGGGCAAGGGGGGCGAGCCGGTGTACCTGCGCGACATCTGGCCGACGCACGCGGAGGTGCAGGCGGTGAAGGCGAAGGCGGTGACGCCCGCGCAGTTCCGCGAGCAGTACGCGAACGTCTTCACGGGGAACCCGACGTGGAACGCGGTGCCGGTGAGCACGAGCGAGCTGTACCCCTGGAACAGCGCGAGCACGTACATCCAGCACCCGCCGTACTTCGAGGGGATGTCGGAGCGTCCGACCGCGCCGGGGTCGGTGCGCGGGGCGCGGGTGCTCGCGTTCCTGGGCGACAGCGTGACGACCGATCACATCTCGCCGGCGGGCGACATCGCCGAGCAGAGCCCGGCGGGCGAGTACCTCAAGAGCCTGGGCGTGCCCAAGCGCGACTTCAACAGCTACGGCAGCCGCCGCGGGAACGACCGCGTGATGACGCGGGGCACCTTCGCGAACGTGCGGGTGAAGAACAAGCTGGCGGCCGACCCGGCGACGGGAAAGATCCGCGAGGGCGGGTGGACGAAGGACATGAGCGCCGCCGGCGCCGGGAAGATCGACTTCATCTACAACGCGGCGATGCGCTACAAGGCGGAGAACACGCCCCTCATCGTGCTCGCGGGGAAGGACTACGGCATGGGCTCGTCGCGCGACTGGGCGGCGAAGGGGACGCTGCTGCTGGGATGCCGCGCCGTGATCGCCGAGAGCTTCGAGCGGATCCACCGCAGCAACCTGGTGGGGATGGGCGTGCTGCCCCTGTGCTTCATGCCCGGGCAGAACGCGGCGGGCCTGGGGCTGACGGGCGAGGAGACGTTCGACATCGACGTGCCGGTGAGCGCGGAGGGGCTGATCGAGCCGCGCTGCGAGGTGCGGGTGACGGCGACAAAGCCCGGCGGCGTACGGACGCCCTTCACGGTGCGCTGCCGCATCGACACGCCCGTGGAGGCGGAGTACTACAAGAACGGGGGCGTGCTGCACACGGTGCTGCGCCGGCTGCTGCACGAGAGCCGCCACGCGGCCGGGGTGTAA
- a CDS encoding thioesterase family protein — MAADARPEHARPGAGVDAHQADAALARVWVDIPVAWGEMDALGHVNNVVFFRYMETARIEYIRRLGDWARDGRPPGFILQSASIRFRRPVVFPDTLRVTARAVEVAADRFTLSHAMVSSASGEVVAIGQGVVVSYDYALGTKVPLSDTLRRAINATDGVTSRAGASG; from the coding sequence TTGGCCGCCGACGCACGGCCCGAGCACGCGCGCCCCGGCGCGGGGGTGGACGCGCACCAGGCCGACGCCGCGCTCGCCCGCGTGTGGGTCGACATCCCTGTCGCCTGGGGCGAGATGGACGCGCTCGGGCACGTCAACAACGTCGTGTTCTTTCGGTACATGGAGACCGCCCGCATCGAGTACATCCGGCGCCTGGGCGACTGGGCCCGCGACGGACGCCCGCCGGGGTTCATCCTGCAATCGGCGTCGATCCGGTTCCGCAGGCCCGTCGTGTTCCCCGACACACTGCGCGTGACCGCCCGCGCGGTGGAGGTGGCCGCCGACCGCTTCACGCTCTCCCACGCCATGGTGAGCAGCGCGAGCGGCGAGGTCGTCGCCATCGGCCAGGGCGTCGTCGTGTCGTACGACTACGCCCTCGGCACCAAGGTCCCGCTGTCGGACACGCTGCGCCGGGCGATCAACGCGACCGACGGGGTCACTTCGCGGGCGGGGGCTTCGGGATGA
- a CDS encoding retropepsin-like aspartic protease: MTTPRRAARVLVLTGFLFASTGLAQPGAQPERPTASQAPAASPTDPLAPGGVAFDPSAPSALEVKRTPTGHLLVRPMVNGRAPGWFIFDTGAGVCVIAKSVAESLDLRRAGQVDAVGVGGDANASPVFRASTIALGPVTLTDHPVMLADLAFLKQHLGDEIAGVIGYGLLSRCVAEIDIGAPRIALHAPDAFELASRAGDAPPPAWTDLVLNDRVPAVRARFEGREGLFRLDTGANSAVTFHQPAVEKWSLLDGREVTDARLGGVGGFVAAKRGRVAWFELGGVRTENVDAMFAVEAKGTFANATKDGNIGADLLRRFTIVTDYTNRRIAFIPKPPPAK; this comes from the coding sequence ATGACCACACCTCGTCGTGCTGCACGCGTTCTCGTCCTCACCGGGTTCCTCTTCGCCTCGACCGGCCTTGCGCAGCCCGGTGCGCAGCCCGAGCGCCCTACCGCATCGCAGGCCCCGGCCGCCTCGCCCACGGACCCGCTCGCGCCCGGCGGCGTTGCGTTCGACCCCAGCGCGCCGTCGGCCCTGGAAGTGAAGCGCACGCCCACCGGGCACCTGCTGGTCCGCCCGATGGTGAACGGGCGCGCGCCCGGCTGGTTCATCTTCGACACCGGCGCTGGGGTCTGCGTCATCGCCAAGAGCGTCGCGGAGTCGCTCGATCTCCGGCGCGCCGGCCAGGTCGACGCCGTCGGCGTCGGGGGCGACGCGAATGCCTCGCCCGTCTTCCGCGCGTCCACCATCGCGCTCGGCCCGGTCACGCTCACCGATCACCCCGTGATGCTCGCCGACCTCGCGTTCCTGAAGCAGCACCTGGGCGACGAGATCGCCGGCGTCATCGGCTACGGGCTGCTCTCGCGCTGCGTCGCCGAGATCGACATCGGTGCGCCCCGCATCGCGCTGCACGCGCCCGACGCCTTCGAACTCGCGTCGCGCGCGGGCGACGCCCCGCCCCCCGCCTGGACCGACCTGGTCCTCAATGACCGCGTGCCCGCGGTGCGCGCCCGCTTCGAAGGACGCGAGGGGCTCTTCCGCCTCGATACCGGCGCGAACAGCGCCGTCACATTCCACCAGCCCGCCGTCGAGAAGTGGTCGCTGCTCGACGGGCGCGAGGTCACCGACGCCCGCCTCGGCGGCGTGGGCGGGTTCGTCGCCGCCAAGCGCGGGCGCGTCGCCTGGTTCGAGCTCGGGGGCGTGCGCACCGAGAACGTCGACGCGATGTTCGCGGTCGAGGCCAAGGGCACGTTCGCCAACGCGACCAAGGACGGCAACATCGGCGCCGACCTGCTGCGGCGCTTCACGATCGTCACCGATTACACGAACCGGCGCATCGCGTTCATCCCGAAGCCCCCGCCCGCGAAGTGA
- a CDS encoding DUF6082 family protein, producing MLAPTLAQFMTVQDILPILQSLSSLAIAAGFLVSAYQFRTARRAQSVANFSKLVELQMQLRRMRVEDPTLARVYRHDMEGLTTPEEVREYFFNLMQLSVYEIVWYNHRQGQIPDDYYRSWERRVREIAAEPSFRRMITSPAMKIMHDEFQAYIIGLVRETPSAAAVGRARA from the coding sequence ATGCTCGCACCCACGCTCGCGCAGTTCATGACGGTGCAGGACATCCTGCCGATCCTGCAGTCGCTCTCGTCGCTCGCGATCGCGGCGGGGTTCCTGGTGTCCGCGTACCAGTTCCGCACCGCGCGCCGGGCGCAGTCGGTCGCGAACTTCTCGAAACTGGTCGAACTGCAGATGCAACTGCGGCGCATGCGCGTGGAAGACCCGACGCTGGCGCGCGTCTATCGCCACGACATGGAGGGCCTCACCACCCCCGAGGAAGTGCGCGAGTACTTCTTCAACCTCATGCAGCTCTCGGTGTACGAGATCGTGTGGTACAACCATCGCCAGGGGCAGATCCCCGACGATTACTACCGCAGTTGGGAGCGCCGGGTGCGCGAGATCGCCGCCGAGCCGAGCTTCCGGCGCATGATCACCAGCCCCGCCATGAAGATCATGCACGACGAGTTCCAGGCGTACATCATCGGGCTGGTGCGCGAGACACCCAGCGCGGCCGCCGTCGGGCGGGCTCGGGCCTGA
- a CDS encoding type I phosphomannose isomerase catalytic subunit, whose amino-acid sequence MTSPYPLQCRPILMHKVWGGDRLARFGKDCPAGATIGESWEAADLDATSASGAGGGAQRSVVVNGALAGKTLGDAVRTWGAGLLGAARPTGSGGFPLLVKFLDARENLSIQVHPSPAYAAAHPGAHLKTECWYILDAAPGSVLYKGLRPGETRESLAARVRDGTVVEALRACPAKPGEIHNLPSGTVHALGAGVLVAEVQTPSDTTFRLYDWGRSGRELHIDQCLACVDLAPPPPEMVLRSAGDGFGPTLRTDFFRVRHLSLGSGQERPLEPDGRCAVVMVLAGAGSLYHEDGAYAPTDVAVGQTFVVPAGVSAETTACAADDARLECLVATVG is encoded by the coding sequence ATGACCAGCCCGTACCCGCTCCAGTGCCGCCCGATCCTCATGCACAAGGTCTGGGGCGGAGATCGTCTTGCGCGCTTCGGCAAGGACTGCCCCGCCGGGGCCACGATCGGCGAGAGTTGGGAAGCGGCGGACCTGGACGCGACCTCGGCCAGCGGCGCCGGGGGCGGCGCGCAGCGATCCGTCGTCGTGAACGGCGCGCTCGCGGGCAAGACGCTCGGCGACGCGGTGCGCACGTGGGGCGCCGGGCTGCTGGGGGCGGCGCGCCCGACGGGCTCGGGGGGCTTCCCGCTGCTCGTGAAGTTCCTTGATGCGCGCGAGAATCTCAGCATCCAGGTGCACCCCAGCCCGGCGTACGCCGCCGCCCATCCCGGGGCGCACCTCAAGACCGAGTGCTGGTACATCCTCGACGCCGCCCCGGGCAGCGTGCTGTACAAGGGCCTCCGGCCCGGCGAAACGCGCGAGTCGCTCGCGGCCCGGGTGCGAGACGGGACGGTGGTGGAGGCGCTGCGCGCCTGCCCGGCGAAGCCCGGCGAGATCCACAACCTGCCCAGCGGCACGGTGCACGCGCTGGGCGCGGGCGTGCTCGTCGCGGAAGTGCAGACCCCCAGCGACACGACGTTCCGGCTGTACGACTGGGGGCGCAGCGGGCGTGAACTGCACATCGACCAGTGCCTCGCGTGCGTCGACCTCGCCCCGCCGCCTCCGGAGATGGTGCTGCGATCCGCCGGCGACGGGTTCGGGCCGACGCTGCGGACCGACTTCTTCCGCGTGCGCCACCTGTCGCTCGGGAGCGGGCAGGAGCGCCCCCTCGAGCCCGACGGGCGGTGCGCGGTCGTCATGGTGCTGGCGGGCGCGGGCTCGCTCTACCACGAGGACGGCGCGTACGCGCCGACGGACGTCGCGGTCGGACAGACGTTCGTCGTGCCCGCGGGCGTGAGCGCAGAGACCACCGCGTGCGCCGCCGACGACGCGCGGCTGGAATGCCTGGTCGCGACGGTCGGGTGA
- a CDS encoding beta-hydroxyacyl-ACP dehydratase has product MPASLPSNPEPGAVGDVEPAPKSLLIDISGIDLGATYADRDAIAKANPHRGVMAMLDRVVWMSPDMTEGVAYKKIRHDEFWVPGHFPGKAVFPGVLMVETAAQLSCYMYVVRKTGPGLVFFLRIEDAAFRSAVVPGDDFYVLCKEVRAQRRRFISDVQGIVGDRVAFDARISGMFAEGRTV; this is encoded by the coding sequence ATGCCGGCCAGTCTGCCCAGTAATCCCGAACCCGGCGCGGTCGGCGATGTCGAGCCGGCGCCCAAGTCGCTGCTGATCGACATCAGCGGGATCGACCTCGGCGCGACCTACGCCGATCGTGACGCCATCGCCAAGGCGAACCCGCACCGCGGGGTCATGGCGATGCTCGATCGCGTGGTGTGGATGAGCCCCGACATGACCGAGGGCGTCGCGTACAAGAAGATCCGGCACGACGAGTTCTGGGTGCCGGGGCACTTCCCCGGCAAGGCGGTATTCCCGGGCGTGCTGATGGTCGAGACCGCCGCCCAGCTCTCGTGCTACATGTACGTCGTTCGCAAGACCGGGCCCGGGCTGGTCTTCTTCCTGCGGATCGAGGACGCGGCGTTCCGGTCCGCGGTGGTCCCGGGCGATGACTTCTACGTCCTGTGCAAGGAAGTGCGGGCGCAGCGACGCCGCTTCATCTCCGACGTGCAGGGCATCGTCGGCGATCGCGTCGCGTTCGATGCGCGCATCAGCGGGATGTTCGCCGAGGGGCGCACCGTCTAG
- a CDS encoding histone H1: protein MDAFERLKKIVLEAEEDVKKAEGGNKAAGTRARQLMQDVKTTAQEVREKILELRDAGQSAQ, encoded by the coding sequence GTGGACGCATTCGAGCGCCTCAAGAAAATCGTGCTGGAAGCTGAAGAGGACGTGAAGAAGGCCGAGGGCGGGAACAAGGCCGCCGGCACCCGGGCGCGTCAGCTCATGCAGGACGTCAAGACCACTGCCCAGGAAGTCCGCGAGAAGATCCTGGAGTTGCGCGATGCCGGCCAGTCTGCCCAGTAA